From one Alosa alosa isolate M-15738 ecotype Scorff River chromosome 5, AALO_Geno_1.1, whole genome shotgun sequence genomic stretch:
- the myo1ha gene encoding unconventional myosin-Ih isoform X2: protein MQNRKLDLEGALIARDRVGIQDFVLLDAYTSETAFLDNLKKRFSEDLIYTYIGTLLVSVNPYKDLDIYNKKQMEIYMGVNFFELPPHIYALADNAYHTMLSEANNHFILISGESGAGKTEASKKILQYYAVSCPSLAILDTVRDRMLMSNPVLEAFGNAKTLKNDNSSRFGKYMDIQFNAQGDAVGGHILSYLLEKSRVVHQNHGERNFHVFYQLIESGEEDILRQLGLEKNVQHYKYLAQGECSTVSSINDKNDWKTMRNALSVVDFDKGDIEHLFGIIASVLHLGNVHFERDSKGSATLFGHAELRWVSKLLSVNVQVLQEALTYRKIEAKTDEVLSPFTVDHAIYARDALAKAIYGRTFNWLVNRINHSLENQDPSRKTVIGLLDIYGFEVFHVNSFEQFCINYCNEKLQQLFIQLTLKAEQEEYEAEGIEWEPVQFFNNKIICDLVEEKHRGIIAVLDEECLRPGDATDLTFLEKLEEKMGHHPHFVTHMLADKSTRRSLERGDFRLLHYAGEVTYCVVGFIDKNNDLLYRNIKEVMHHSKNSIVRQCFPSTETEIRRRPETVATQFKNSLQKLTEILMAKEAWYVRCLKSNDSKKPGHFDDVLVRHQVKYLGLMEHLRVRRAGFAYRRRYDVFLQRYKPLCPATWPHWRGLAAEGVETLVKHLGYKHDEYKMGRTKIFIRHPRTLFATEDAYEICKHDLATKIQAKYKGYRVKGEFKKQKEAATKIETCWRGAQARKEREKRAWAVKVIKKFIKGYMTRGQAKTTDNSEYLAFVRQNYLNRLKQNLPKTVLDKTTWQTPPPVLTETSELLRMLHYRLMVRKYVRGITPQRKAELTLKSITSAIFKGKKDSYPQSVAHPFVETRISEDDINIRVLQMVRHERVKCSSGEV, encoded by the exons ATGCAG AACCGAAAGTTGGATCTGGAAGGGGCTTTGATAGCTCGAGACCGGGTTGGCATTCAGGACTTTGTGCTGTTGGATGCTTACACCAGTGAGACAGCTTTCCTGGACAACCTGAAGAAAAGATTCTCTGAAGACCTCATTTAT ACATACATAGGGACCCTGTTGGTCTCGGTGAACCCCTATAAAGACCTGGACATCTACAACAAGAAGCAGATGGAGATCTACATGGGGGTCAACTTCTTTGAGTTACCCCCTCACAT TTATGCGCTGGCAGACAATGCCTACCACACCATGCTCTCGGAGGCCAACAACCACTTCATCCTCATCTCAGGGGAGAGTGGAGCGGGCAAGACCGAGGCCTCCAAGAAGATCTTGCAGTATTACGCGGTCAGCTGCCCCAGCCTGGCCATCCTGGACACAGTGCGGGATAGGATGCTCATGTCTAACCCTGTGCTAGAG GCTTTTGGAAATGCCAAAACATTGAAGAATGACAACTCCAGCCGTTTTGGGAAGTACATGGATATCCAGTTTAACGCTCAG GGGGATGCAGTTGGAGGTCACATACTCAGCTACCTCCTGGAGAAGTCCAGGGTAGTCCATCAGAACCACGGCGAGAGAAACTTCCATGTTTTCTACCAGCTGATCGAGAGTGGTGAGGAAGACATACTGCGGCAGCTGGGTTTGGAGAAAAACGTCCAACATTACAAGTACCTGGCGCAG GGTGAATGCTCTACCGTGAGCTCCATCAATGACAAGAATGACTGGAAGACGATGAGAAATGCCCTCTCTGTTGTTGACTTTGACAAGGGTGACATTGAA cATCTATTTGGGATCATTGCCAGTGTCCTTCATCTGGGCAATGTCCACTTTGAAAGAGACAGCAAAGGTTCTGCCACCTTATTTGGGCATGCAGAGTTACGCTGGGTGTCAAAG CTGCTTAGTGTTAATGTTCAGGTTCTACAGGAGGCATTAACTTACAGGAAGATTGAAGCCAAAACCGATGAG GTGTTGAGTCCTTTCACTGTTGACCATGCCATCTATGCCAGGGATGCCTTGGCCAAGGCCATTTATGGACGCACATTCAACTGGTTGGTAAATCGCATCAACCACTCTCTGGAGAATCAG GATCCCAGTAGAAAGACAGTGATTGGGTTGCTAGACATCTATGGTTTTGAAGTATTCCATGTAAACAG TTTTGAGCAGTTCTGTATAAACTACTGCAATGAGAAGCTCCAGCAGCTGTTTATCCAGCTGACTCTGAAGGCAGAGCAGGAGGAGTACGAGGCGGAGGGCATCGAG tgggagccagtgcagttcttCAATAATAAAATCATCTGTGATCTGGTGGAAGAGAAACACAGAGGCATCATCGCCGTGCTG GATGAGGAGTGCCTCAGGCCAGGGGATGCCACTGACCTGACCTTCCTGGAGAAGCTGGAGGAGAAGATGGGCCACCACCCGCATTTTGTCAC GCACATGCTGGCAGACAAGAGCACACGGAGATCCCTGGAACGAGGGGATTTCCGTCTCCTGCACTACGCCGGGGAGGTCACCTACTGCGTTGTGG GCTTCATAGACAAAAACAACGACCTTTTGTACAGGAACATTAAGGAG GTGATGCATCACTCTAAGAACTCCATAGTCAGGCAGTGTTTTCCATCTACAGAGACGGAGATCCGGAGACGGCCAGAGACG GTTGCAACTCAGTTCAAGAACAGTCTGCAGAAACTGACAGAGATTCTAATGGCCAAAGAGGCTTGGTATGTGCGCTGCCTCAAGTCAAATGATTCCAAAAAGCCAG GACACTTTGACGATGTGCTGGTGAGGCATCAGGTGAAATACCTGGGACTGATGGAGCACCTCAGGGTCAGACGAGCTGGGTTTGCATACAGGCGCAGATATGATGTGTTTTTACAGAG GTACAAGCCCCTATGTCCAGCCACATGGCCCCATTGGCGGGGACTGGCTGCGGAGGGAGTGGAGACACTGGTCAAGCATCTGGGGTACAAACATGATGAGTATAAAATGGGCAG AACAAAGATATTCATTCGCCATCCTAGAACGCTATTTGCCACAGAGGATGCCTATGAGATCTGTAAACATGATCTAG CAACTAAAATCCAGGCGAAATACAAAGGTTACAGGGTGAAAGGGGAGTTTAAGAAACAGAAAGAGGCTG CCACAAAGATTGAGACCTGCTGGCGGGGAGCACAGGccagaaaggagagggagaagagagccTGGGCTGTCAAAGTCATCAAGAA GTTTATTAAAGGTTATATGACTAGAGGCCAGGCAAAGACAACAGATAACTCTGAGTACCTGGCATTTGTGAGGCAGAACTACTTGAATCGACTGAAACAGAACCTCCCCAAAACAGTCCTGGACAAGACTACTTGGCAAACTCCACCACCTGTCCTCACAGAG ACTTCAGAGTTACTGCGGATGTTGCACTACCGCCTCATGGTCAGGAAGTACGTACGAGGCATCACGCCACAGAGAAAAGCAGAG CTGACACTGAAGTCAATCACTAGTGCCATATTCAAGGGCAAGAAAGACTCCTACCCACAGAGTGTTGCCCATCCTTTTGTGGAAACGAGGATCA GTGAAGACGACATCAACATCAGGGTCTTGCAGATGGTGCGCCATGAGCGTGTCAAG TGTTCCAGTGGTGAAGTATGA
- the kctd10 gene encoding BTB/POZ domain-containing adapter for CUL3-mediated RhoA degradation protein 3 isoform X1, producing the protein MLLLREEMSGESVVSSAVPAATTRTTSFKGSSPSSKYVKLNVGGALYYTTMQTLTKQDTMLKAMFSGRMEVLTDSEGWILIDRCGKHFGTILNYLRDGVVPLPDNRREVEELLAEAKYYLVQGLVDECQAALQNKDAYEPFCKVPLVTSSKEEQRLIATSNKPTVKLLYNRSNNKYSYTSNSDDNMLKNIELFDKLSLRFNGRVLFIKDVIGDEICCWSFYGQGRKIAEVCCTSIVYATEKKQTKVEFPEARIYEETLNILLYESQDGRGPDNALLEATGGAAGRSHHLDEDEERERIERVRRIHIKRPDDRTHHHQ; encoded by the exons ATGCTACTTTTAAGG GAAGAGATGTCAGGAGAGAGCGTGGTGAGCTCCGCGGTGCCGGCGGCTACAACACGGACCACCTCGTTCAAGGGTTCGAGTCCCAGCTCCAAATACGTCAAGCTGAACGTGGGGGGAGCGCTGTATTACACCACCATGCAGACCCTCACCAAGCAGGACACCATGCTGAAGGCCATGTTCAGTGGGAGGATGGAGGTCCTCACGGACAGCGAAG GCTGGATCCTCATTGACCGGTGCGGGAAGCACTTTGGGACCATTTTAAACTACCTGAGGGATGGCGTGGTGCCTTTGCCAGACAACCGGAGGGAGGTTGAGGAGCTCTTGGCCGAGGCCAAGTACTACCTGGTGCAGGGGCTGGTGGATGAATGCCAGGCTGCTTTGCAG AACAAAGATGCATATGAACCTTTCTGCAAAGTCCCGCTGGTGACATCGTCTAAGGAGGAACAGAGACTCATTGCCACCTCAAATAAG CCGACCGTGAAGCTGTTATACAACAGGAGCAACAACAAATACTCCTATACCAG CAATTCTGATGACAACATGCTGAAGAACATTGAGCTGTTTGATAAGCTCTCTCTGAGATTCAATGGACGTGTCCTGTTCATCAAAGATGTGATCGGGGACGAGATCTGCTGTTGGTCATTCTACGGGCAGGGCCGCAAAATCGCAGAGGTGTGCTGCACCTCTATTGTCTACGCCACAGAGAAGAAACAGACAAAG gtggagtTCCCAGAGGCACGTATCTACGAGGAGACGCTCAACATCCTCCTGTACGAGTCGCAGGACGGCCGCGGGCCGGACAACGCCCTTCTGGAGGCCACAGGGGGCGCTGCCGGCCGCTCCCACCACCTGGACGAGGACGAGGAGCGCGAGCGTATCGAGAGGGTGCGGCGCATCCACATCAAACGGCCCGACGACCGCACGCACCACCACCAGTGA
- the myo1ha gene encoding unconventional myosin-Ih isoform X1 codes for MQNRKLDLEGALIARDRVGIQDFVLLDAYTSETAFLDNLKKRFSEDLIYTYIGTLLVSVNPYKDLDIYNKKQMEIYMGVNFFELPPHIYALADNAYHTMLSEANNHFILISGESGAGKTEASKKILQYYAVSCPSLAILDTVRDRMLMSNPVLEAFGNAKTLKNDNSSRFGKYMDIQFNAQGDAVGGHILSYLLEKSRVVHQNHGERNFHVFYQLIESGEEDILRQLGLEKNVQHYKYLAQGECSTVSSINDKNDWKTMRNALSVVDFDKGDIEHLFGIIASVLHLGNVHFERDSKGSATLFGHAELRWVSKLLSVNVQVLQEALTYRKIEAKTDEVLSPFTVDHAIYARDALAKAIYGRTFNWLVNRINHSLENQDPSRKTVIGLLDIYGFEVFHVNSFEQFCINYCNEKLQQLFIQLTLKAEQEEYEAEGIEWEPVQFFNNKIICDLVEEKHRGIIAVLDEECLRPGDATDLTFLEKLEEKMGHHPHFVTHMLADKSTRRSLERGDFRLLHYAGEVTYCVVGFIDKNNDLLYRNIKEVMHHSKNSIVRQCFPSTETEIRRRPETVATQFKNSLQKLTEILMAKEAWYVRCLKSNDSKKPGHFDDVLVRHQVKYLGLMEHLRVRRAGFAYRRRYDVFLQRYKPLCPATWPHWRGLAAEGVETLVKHLGYKHDEYKMGRTKIFIRHPRTLFATEDAYEICKHDLATKIQAKYKGYRVKGEFKKQKEAATKIETCWRGAQARKEREKRAWAVKVIKKFIKGYMTRGQAKTTDNSEYLAFVRQNYLNRLKQNLPKTVLDKTTWQTPPPVLTETSELLRMLHYRLMVRKYVRGITPQRKAELTLKSITSAIFKGKKDSYPQSVAHPFVETRISEDDINIRVLQMVRHERVKYSVPVVKYDRKGFKPRQRQLIFTQAAAYVADETKVKQTVAYASLKGISVSNLSDGIVIFHVTCEDPKQKGDLIMQCDHLFEALTKLSVIANKQDAIKVQQGSIKFDLQAGKEGFVDFSTGPEPMCYKAKNGHLMVVSTRTKSR; via the exons ATGCAG AACCGAAAGTTGGATCTGGAAGGGGCTTTGATAGCTCGAGACCGGGTTGGCATTCAGGACTTTGTGCTGTTGGATGCTTACACCAGTGAGACAGCTTTCCTGGACAACCTGAAGAAAAGATTCTCTGAAGACCTCATTTAT ACATACATAGGGACCCTGTTGGTCTCGGTGAACCCCTATAAAGACCTGGACATCTACAACAAGAAGCAGATGGAGATCTACATGGGGGTCAACTTCTTTGAGTTACCCCCTCACAT TTATGCGCTGGCAGACAATGCCTACCACACCATGCTCTCGGAGGCCAACAACCACTTCATCCTCATCTCAGGGGAGAGTGGAGCGGGCAAGACCGAGGCCTCCAAGAAGATCTTGCAGTATTACGCGGTCAGCTGCCCCAGCCTGGCCATCCTGGACACAGTGCGGGATAGGATGCTCATGTCTAACCCTGTGCTAGAG GCTTTTGGAAATGCCAAAACATTGAAGAATGACAACTCCAGCCGTTTTGGGAAGTACATGGATATCCAGTTTAACGCTCAG GGGGATGCAGTTGGAGGTCACATACTCAGCTACCTCCTGGAGAAGTCCAGGGTAGTCCATCAGAACCACGGCGAGAGAAACTTCCATGTTTTCTACCAGCTGATCGAGAGTGGTGAGGAAGACATACTGCGGCAGCTGGGTTTGGAGAAAAACGTCCAACATTACAAGTACCTGGCGCAG GGTGAATGCTCTACCGTGAGCTCCATCAATGACAAGAATGACTGGAAGACGATGAGAAATGCCCTCTCTGTTGTTGACTTTGACAAGGGTGACATTGAA cATCTATTTGGGATCATTGCCAGTGTCCTTCATCTGGGCAATGTCCACTTTGAAAGAGACAGCAAAGGTTCTGCCACCTTATTTGGGCATGCAGAGTTACGCTGGGTGTCAAAG CTGCTTAGTGTTAATGTTCAGGTTCTACAGGAGGCATTAACTTACAGGAAGATTGAAGCCAAAACCGATGAG GTGTTGAGTCCTTTCACTGTTGACCATGCCATCTATGCCAGGGATGCCTTGGCCAAGGCCATTTATGGACGCACATTCAACTGGTTGGTAAATCGCATCAACCACTCTCTGGAGAATCAG GATCCCAGTAGAAAGACAGTGATTGGGTTGCTAGACATCTATGGTTTTGAAGTATTCCATGTAAACAG TTTTGAGCAGTTCTGTATAAACTACTGCAATGAGAAGCTCCAGCAGCTGTTTATCCAGCTGACTCTGAAGGCAGAGCAGGAGGAGTACGAGGCGGAGGGCATCGAG tgggagccagtgcagttcttCAATAATAAAATCATCTGTGATCTGGTGGAAGAGAAACACAGAGGCATCATCGCCGTGCTG GATGAGGAGTGCCTCAGGCCAGGGGATGCCACTGACCTGACCTTCCTGGAGAAGCTGGAGGAGAAGATGGGCCACCACCCGCATTTTGTCAC GCACATGCTGGCAGACAAGAGCACACGGAGATCCCTGGAACGAGGGGATTTCCGTCTCCTGCACTACGCCGGGGAGGTCACCTACTGCGTTGTGG GCTTCATAGACAAAAACAACGACCTTTTGTACAGGAACATTAAGGAG GTGATGCATCACTCTAAGAACTCCATAGTCAGGCAGTGTTTTCCATCTACAGAGACGGAGATCCGGAGACGGCCAGAGACG GTTGCAACTCAGTTCAAGAACAGTCTGCAGAAACTGACAGAGATTCTAATGGCCAAAGAGGCTTGGTATGTGCGCTGCCTCAAGTCAAATGATTCCAAAAAGCCAG GACACTTTGACGATGTGCTGGTGAGGCATCAGGTGAAATACCTGGGACTGATGGAGCACCTCAGGGTCAGACGAGCTGGGTTTGCATACAGGCGCAGATATGATGTGTTTTTACAGAG GTACAAGCCCCTATGTCCAGCCACATGGCCCCATTGGCGGGGACTGGCTGCGGAGGGAGTGGAGACACTGGTCAAGCATCTGGGGTACAAACATGATGAGTATAAAATGGGCAG AACAAAGATATTCATTCGCCATCCTAGAACGCTATTTGCCACAGAGGATGCCTATGAGATCTGTAAACATGATCTAG CAACTAAAATCCAGGCGAAATACAAAGGTTACAGGGTGAAAGGGGAGTTTAAGAAACAGAAAGAGGCTG CCACAAAGATTGAGACCTGCTGGCGGGGAGCACAGGccagaaaggagagggagaagagagccTGGGCTGTCAAAGTCATCAAGAA GTTTATTAAAGGTTATATGACTAGAGGCCAGGCAAAGACAACAGATAACTCTGAGTACCTGGCATTTGTGAGGCAGAACTACTTGAATCGACTGAAACAGAACCTCCCCAAAACAGTCCTGGACAAGACTACTTGGCAAACTCCACCACCTGTCCTCACAGAG ACTTCAGAGTTACTGCGGATGTTGCACTACCGCCTCATGGTCAGGAAGTACGTACGAGGCATCACGCCACAGAGAAAAGCAGAG CTGACACTGAAGTCAATCACTAGTGCCATATTCAAGGGCAAGAAAGACTCCTACCCACAGAGTGTTGCCCATCCTTTTGTGGAAACGAGGATCA GTGAAGACGACATCAACATCAGGGTCTTGCAGATGGTGCGCCATGAGCGTGTCAAG TACAGTGTTCCAGTGGTGAAGTATGATCGCAAAGGCTTCAAGCCCAGACAGCGACAGCTTATTTTCACCCAGGCTGCAGCGTATGTTGCAGACGAGACCAAGGTtaagcagacagtggcatatgCATCTTTAAAAG GTATTTCAGTCAGTAATTTGAGTGATGGCATCGTGATCTTCCATGTTACTTGTGAGGATCCCAAACAGAAG GGAGACCTAATTATGCAGTGTGATCACCTGTTTGAGGCACTGACCAAACTAAGCGTGATCGCAAACAAGCAAGATGCCATCAAAGTCCAGCAGGGAAG CATCAAGTTTGACCTCCAGGCAGGTAAAGAGGGGTTTGTAGACTTCAGCACTGGCCCAGAACCCATGTGCTACAAGGCTAAAAATGGACACCTAATGGTG GTGTCCACCCGCACCAAGTCCCGGTGA
- the kctd10 gene encoding BTB/POZ domain-containing adapter for CUL3-mediated RhoA degradation protein 3 isoform X2 produces MEEMSGESVVSSAVPAATTRTTSFKGSSPSSKYVKLNVGGALYYTTMQTLTKQDTMLKAMFSGRMEVLTDSEGWILIDRCGKHFGTILNYLRDGVVPLPDNRREVEELLAEAKYYLVQGLVDECQAALQNKDAYEPFCKVPLVTSSKEEQRLIATSNKPTVKLLYNRSNNKYSYTSNSDDNMLKNIELFDKLSLRFNGRVLFIKDVIGDEICCWSFYGQGRKIAEVCCTSIVYATEKKQTKVEFPEARIYEETLNILLYESQDGRGPDNALLEATGGAAGRSHHLDEDEERERIERVRRIHIKRPDDRTHHHQ; encoded by the exons GAAGAGATGTCAGGAGAGAGCGTGGTGAGCTCCGCGGTGCCGGCGGCTACAACACGGACCACCTCGTTCAAGGGTTCGAGTCCCAGCTCCAAATACGTCAAGCTGAACGTGGGGGGAGCGCTGTATTACACCACCATGCAGACCCTCACCAAGCAGGACACCATGCTGAAGGCCATGTTCAGTGGGAGGATGGAGGTCCTCACGGACAGCGAAG GCTGGATCCTCATTGACCGGTGCGGGAAGCACTTTGGGACCATTTTAAACTACCTGAGGGATGGCGTGGTGCCTTTGCCAGACAACCGGAGGGAGGTTGAGGAGCTCTTGGCCGAGGCCAAGTACTACCTGGTGCAGGGGCTGGTGGATGAATGCCAGGCTGCTTTGCAG AACAAAGATGCATATGAACCTTTCTGCAAAGTCCCGCTGGTGACATCGTCTAAGGAGGAACAGAGACTCATTGCCACCTCAAATAAG CCGACCGTGAAGCTGTTATACAACAGGAGCAACAACAAATACTCCTATACCAG CAATTCTGATGACAACATGCTGAAGAACATTGAGCTGTTTGATAAGCTCTCTCTGAGATTCAATGGACGTGTCCTGTTCATCAAAGATGTGATCGGGGACGAGATCTGCTGTTGGTCATTCTACGGGCAGGGCCGCAAAATCGCAGAGGTGTGCTGCACCTCTATTGTCTACGCCACAGAGAAGAAACAGACAAAG gtggagtTCCCAGAGGCACGTATCTACGAGGAGACGCTCAACATCCTCCTGTACGAGTCGCAGGACGGCCGCGGGCCGGACAACGCCCTTCTGGAGGCCACAGGGGGCGCTGCCGGCCGCTCCCACCACCTGGACGAGGACGAGGAGCGCGAGCGTATCGAGAGGGTGCGGCGCATCCACATCAAACGGCCCGACGACCGCACGCACCACCACCAGTGA
- the foxn4 gene encoding forkhead box protein N4, giving the protein MIESGITARVPGVMESQHASPQDFRLLTTDPSQLNKEDLPGDLQSLSWLTSVDVPRLQQIGASRPDYSGSAQASLLDQQAAQMNSMTLTGVPNSMIHLQSNMQHSPLGINSMAQYPLNGQHSPGFPCPASVYQPSSQQVLTLTQAGQQCSPVGLYGSYNNQTLFSQPRIAPHSNQDLHPKSFPKPIYSYSCLIAMALKNSKTGSLPVSEIYNFMKEHFPYFKTAPDGWKNSVRHNLSLNKCFEKVENKLSGSSRKGCLWALNPAKIDKMEEEMQKWKRKDLPAIRRSMANPDELDKLITDRPESCRRKALESGMTRLPVCPSGPTIPVQPQAVATLALQCLPLHQQHQLQLQLQSQSRLAPMSPAPAQTPPLHAVPDLSHSPHPQQHQARPQHHDLYAMHGGEVNEVDALDPSIMDFALQGNLWEEMKDDSFNLDALGTFSNSPLRLSDCDLDTSGMPPVSSSAQVLQYPDLQLTGVYTSVSALDALSTQYMGSQGGTKPIILL; this is encoded by the exons ATGATAGAAAGTGGAATCACAGCCAGGGTGCCTGGGGTTATGGAGAGCCAGCACGCTTCCCCACAGGACTTCAG GTTACTCACCACAGACCCCTCTCAATTGAACAAGGAGGACCTCCCGGGTGACCTGCAGTCCCTGTCATGGCTGACCTCTGTGGACGTGCCCCGCCTCCAGCAGATTGGGGCCAGCCGGCCTGACTACAGCGGCTCAGCCCAGGCTAGTCTGCTGGACCAGCAGGCAG CTCAGATGAACAGCATGACGTTGACTGGGGTCCCAAACTCCATGATCCACCTGCAGAGCAACATGCAGCACAGTCCTTTGGGAATCAACAGC ATGGCCCAGTACCCTCTGAATGGGCAGCACTCACCAGGGTTCCCTTGTCCAGCCTCCGTCTACCAGCCCTCCAGCCAGCAGGTGCTCACCCTCACCCAGGCAGGCCAGCAG TGTTCACCTGTTGGACTGTACGGCAGCTACAACAATCAGACGCTGTTCTCTCAGCCTCGGATAGCTCCACACAGCAACCAGGACCTGCATCCAAAGTCCTTCCCCAAACCCATCTACTCATACAG CTGTCTTATCGCCATGGCGCTGAAAAACAGTAAGACGGGTAGTCTGCCCGTCAGTGAGATCTATAATTTCATGAAGGAGCACTTCCCTTACTTCAAG ACTGCTCCTGATGGCTGGAAGAACTCGGTGCGGCACAACCTGTCCCTGAACAAGTGCTTTGAGAAGGTGGAGAACAAGCTGAGCGGCTCCTCACGGAAGGGTTGTCTGTGGGCCCTCAACCCGGCCAAGATCgacaagatggaggaggaaATGCAGAAGTGGAAGCGCAAGGACCTGCCTGCCATCCGCCGCAGCATGGCcaacccag ACGAGCTGGACAAGTTGATAACTGACCGGCCAGAGAGCTGCCGGCGGAAGGCCCTGGAGTCGGGCATGACCCGTCTGCCGGTGTGCCCGTCGGGCCCCACCATCCCTGTGCAGCCTCAGGCGGTGGCCACGCTGGCCCTGCAGTGCCTGCCCctccaccagcagcaccagctgCAGCTGCAGCTCCAGAGCCAGTCAAGGCTGGCGCCCATGTCGCCAGCCCCAGCCCAGACGCCCCCGCTGCACGCCGTGCCCGACCTCAGCCACAGCCCTCACCCGCAGCAGCACCAGGCCCGGCCGCAGCATCACGACCTCTATGCCATGCACGGTGGAGAGGTCAACGAGGTGGACGCTCTAGACCCCAGTATCATGGACTTTGCATTGCAAG GTAACTTGTGGGAGGAGATGAAGGACGATAGCTTTAACCTGGACGCACTGGGAACCTTCAGCAACTCTCCCCTGCGTCTGTCCGACTGTGATCTTGACACCAGCGGCATGCCCCCCGTCTCATCCAGCGCTCAGGTCCTGCAGTACCCCGACCTCCAGCTGACGGGGGTCTACACATCGGTCAGCGCCCTCGATGCCCTCTCCACCCAATACATGGGCTCACAGGGGGGCACCAAGCCCATCATCCTGCTTTAA